One genomic segment of Panicum virgatum strain AP13 chromosome 2N, P.virgatum_v5, whole genome shotgun sequence includes these proteins:
- the LOC120662671 gene encoding BTB/POZ and MATH domain-containing protein 1-like, producing the protein MYTDALPGGADDVDGQVDEDAMAVTSHLLVAADRYGVERLKAPCEAAGSLVKMLLFAEEQHCDMLKDDCIEFMASLLEGIVKVVANKEYAQLWSTHPSPARTPHAMIGDRFSWPDEFLVSLEEDLKLVSVFSLGDLFHRRRS; encoded by the exons ATGTACACCGACGCCTTGCCGGGCGGCGCAGACGACGTCGACGGTCAGGTTGATGAGGACGCGATGGCAGTGACATCACATCTGCTGGTGGCCGCGGATCGCTACGGCGTAGAGAGGCTCAAGGCCCCGTGCGAAGCCGCCGGCAGCCTGGTGAAGATGCTGCTGTTCGCGGAAGAGCAGCACTGCGACATGCTCAAAGATGATTGCATCGAGTTCATGGCTTCTTTATTAGAAGGGATTGTGAAAGTGGTGGCAAACAAAGAGTACGCGCAGCTGTGGAGTACCCACCCTTCG CCAGCGCGCACGCCGCATGCCATGATCGGGGACAGGTTCAGCTGGCCGGACGAGTTCCTCGTGTCGCTCGAGGAGGACCTCAAGCTCGTCTCCGTGTTCAGCCTCGGTGACCTGTTCCATCGTCGCCGCTCGTGA
- the LOC120662670 gene encoding glycine, alanine and asparagine-rich protein-like, whose amino-acid sequence MRVSSVPRNLADEFAPLRSDAASLSRHCPISLPSLLSAAPCPISLRAAGQGTAGAGAAARRRGADDGSVREQELQHGRRRRAGAGAAAGARRATRTPAARGSRSCSRGSPGDADAGAGARTPAAHGGGGGRSRGPEFADCSCGHGTGDGHGGGGHGGGGGARAGPWSAGWRRPRMGPAGRECGGRRQGRAGRRGGGGKVGRRSG is encoded by the coding sequence ATGAGGGTTAGCTCTGTCCCACGAAATCTGGCGGACGAGTTCGCTCCGCTCCGCTCTGACGCGGCGTCTCTCTCCCGTCACTGCCCCATCTCCCTCCCGTCTCTCCTCTCTGCTGCCCCGTGCCCCATCTCTCTCCGTGCGGCCGGGCAGGGAACCGCGGGGGCCGGagctgcagctcgccggcgcggcgcggacgACGGCAGCGTGCGGGAGCAAGAGCTGCAGcacggacgccggcggcgcgcgggagcaGGAGCTGCAGCAGGGGCTCGCCGGGCGacgcggacgccggcggcgcgcgggagcaGGAGCTGCAGCCGGGGCTCGCCGGGTGACGCGGACGCGGGAGCGGGAGCACGGACGCcagcggcgcacggcggggggggggggcgctcgcGGGGGCCGGAGTTCGCCGACTGCTCCTGCGGCCACGGCACCGGCGAcggccacggcggaggaggccatggcggcggcggcggcgcgagggcggGGCCGTGGTCGGCCGgctggcggaggccgcggaTGGGGCCGGCGGGCCGAGagtgtggcggccggcggcaaggcAGGGCCGGCAGGCGAGGTGGGGGCGGCAAGGTGGGCAGGCGCTCGGGctga